The Nostoc sp. NIES-3756 DNA window GGGTATGGGTGTTCAATCCCTTACCCCCTTTACCCAGTCTGAACAGACAACCTTGGTGCGTAAGTCCTGGTTTTGTCTCTGTATCGTTAATTAATGTTGCTTAATTTAACTCAGTATATTTATTTACTGCCAAGTCCCAAATAGCAAAATAGAATATAAAGAAACACAAAACAAGCAAACCTATGTGGTCTTCAGAGGGCAAACCAGCTGATACCGGAGCAAATAGACAACAACTCAACTCAACTCTTACTGAATTGCAAGAGTCTGAATTTGAGCAGATATTTCAATTAATTGACAGTCTCTTGCCTTTTGAGGTTTGCCTGTATCACCAAATTTTGCCTTTAAAATTACAAGATAATCAGCTATGGCTGGGTATGGTGAATCCAGAAGATAGTGGCGCATTGGAATATGTAAACCACATTGTGTCATATCTCAAAGGCACAATGAATACTCAAGACATTACAGATGAAATTCACCGTACTTTGCTTTCTAAATACCTCAGCCATAAAAACACATCAGACTTAGAAGCAAAATCAGCACACAAGCTAGATACAGATGTACCTGGAGTAGAGAGTGTAAATACTGCATCTCAGTTACACAAATCTTCGGTAGTAGAAACAGAGGTTGTGGAAATCCCTCATCCACAAAGTAATTTCCAACCCACCAATAATGTTTTAGAAACTAGTGCAATACCAGAAGCCCCAATAGTTCTCTTGAGTGACTTGACTGTTTTACAAGTACAAACGCCAGAACTATTTAGCCCTATTGAAGCACTAATCAATTTACCGCCGAAAAAATTATTAGAAGAATTACTGGGGCGAGTTTTAGGTGGGGGAATTGGTCGTTTATATTTGGAGAGACAACCGTATAGAGGCAGAATAATTTGGAGTGACAATGGGGTTTTGCAATCTATATTAGAAGACTTACCCCTATCTATTTTTCAAGGGGTGCTTAACGAATTGAAGCGTTTTGCAGCAATTCCTCTAGGTATAGTTGCAGAACCACAACAGATAGAAAAAGAATGCCAATACCAAGACAGCCGTTTGTTATTACGCATACGTGTAATGCCAGGAACCAATGGTGAAGAGGCTACATTACAGGTACTGAGAGGCGCAGCCTTAAAATTTTATCAACAGCAACAGTTAGCTCATCTCAGTCGAGATGTTATCGGTATTTCTCAACAACTTAGCTATAAATTGCACGAGTTACAGCAAAAATTACAATTGAATCCCCACCTTAAATCTGAGCAATCAGAGGCTTTATTTACCCTCACTCGATTGGTTGAGAAATTAGACCATCAAGTCAAAATACTGACGGATAATAACGAGAAATAATCAGTAAGTAAATCATAACGTCGTCAGTAAAACCTCTGATTTCGATTTTTACCATAATTGTTATGTTGTAATGACAAGCCAAACCATGTTTTAGCAATTTATAGTTGAGAATATCAACATTTATGAGAGGGATTAATCATGAAAAATATAAGAAAAATTTACATCAAGACTTAACGATTTTGCAAAGGCAAGATGTAATACATTATTTACTTAATCTAATGTATTTTACAAGTGAATAATAGTAGTCCTGTAGATTAATTATAAAATTTTTATGGCAAGAAAATTCTGAGTTTTTCTACCATTGTTAATTTTTTTCTATCCTCTAGCATATCTATGAATAAACGCTGAGACTTATAGTAAAAATAAGCAAATAACATCTGAAAATTCATAATTTTTTCTCAACTGACAGCCATATTTTGACTTAAAAATTTATAATAGACATTCTATTTTTCATCTAGCAAGTTCACTTTCAGTAGATAGTTCATGCAAACTGAAATTTTTAGTAATATGTTTCCCTTATTGAGTACAGCCAGTCCACAAACCTTAGAATGGCTAATCAATGTCGCAATTGATCATGAATACCCCGCAGGTAGAGCAGTTTTAATGGAAGATGCCTGGGGTAACGCAGTTTATTTTGTTGTATCTGGATGGGTCAAAGTACGGCGTACTTCTGGGACTGATTCCGTCGCTTTGGCAATTTTAGGCAAGGGTGATTTTTTTGGGGAAATGGCAATTTTAGATGAATCTCCCCGTTCTACTGATGTCATTGCTCTTTCGCCTGTCAAATTACTCAGCGTTTCCAGAGAACGTTTTATTCAAATTCTTTTTAAAGACCCACAGTTACATCATCGGATGCTACAACTTATGGTGCGAAGAATACGGCAAATTAACCAACGTTTACAAATTCGTTCTTCACCGCCTGCTGTTAAATTAGCGCATACCCTAGTTAGTTTGGGAGAAAGTTATGGTCATGAATCAAATATAGGTAAGGAAATTTTTAACATTCCTTTTAAGGATTTAGCAGAAGTCACAGAAATTAGTGTTGAAGAAACTACTAAGATTATGGAAAAGTTAGATGATAAGGGATGGATTAAAATTGATGTACTCAATAATATTATTTATCTCATCAACTTCAAGCAACTGTTAAACTTAG harbors:
- a CDS encoding GspE/PulE/PilB domain-containing protein, encoding MWSSEGKPADTGANRQQLNSTLTELQESEFEQIFQLIDSLLPFEVCLYHQILPLKLQDNQLWLGMVNPEDSGALEYVNHIVSYLKGTMNTQDITDEIHRTLLSKYLSHKNTSDLEAKSAHKLDTDVPGVESVNTASQLHKSSVVETEVVEIPHPQSNFQPTNNVLETSAIPEAPIVLLSDLTVLQVQTPELFSPIEALINLPPKKLLEELLGRVLGGGIGRLYLERQPYRGRIIWSDNGVLQSILEDLPLSIFQGVLNELKRFAAIPLGIVAEPQQIEKECQYQDSRLLLRIRVMPGTNGEEATLQVLRGAALKFYQQQQLAHLSRDVIGISQQLSYKLHELQQKLQLNPHLKSEQSEALFTLTRLVEKLDHQVKILTDNNEK
- a CDS encoding Crp/Fnr family transcriptional regulator, with amino-acid sequence MQTEIFSNMFPLLSTASPQTLEWLINVAIDHEYPAGRAVLMEDAWGNAVYFVVSGWVKVRRTSGTDSVALAILGKGDFFGEMAILDESPRSTDVIALSPVKLLSVSRERFIQILFKDPQLHHRMLQLMVRRIRQINQRLQIRSSPPAVKLAHTLVSLGESYGHESNIGKEIFNIPFKDLAEVTEISVEETTKIMEKLDDKGWIKIDVLNNIIYLINFKQLLNLAGKV